The following coding sequences lie in one Takifugu flavidus isolate HTHZ2018 chromosome 4, ASM371156v2, whole genome shotgun sequence genomic window:
- the LOC130523952 gene encoding tectonic-1-like — protein sequence MAQLVFALITSTENAPRLRPNNATHRDHPSPLVSRPLPVSSRLPTPAAGVGSMCPCDEHNDACDSNCCCDADCGDQVALFTGCSVTSVGGSKRLCSRDVARYSLGNTRDGYSKLQSSVRRETSSDLFCIHSQNVVGGFSHPPPELPTDSSFDSLFQQFTSFLFRSRERGVRMSSAEGSAFSGYQYGDIMVTIGERGERGRLWLPSPGVSAHCVDTNPAAFLVEQRSRCSRHLDLRKDCSTLPTLNMASFTSIQMLAGRIDNASVVPMEVTSVILQSVEGTQSELQVTAGENLRPRLLNQTLCSNVVLKAVYVVKYTPAGKIVNVMLSLVIGFIHEAALPLLQEFQIAFVQDEATVHDSGNPGYAVGLPLVSGTMTADGITRSINPRDTMSVLYSAADQDCLRNPHQRSPILFGVDFVSGCTLRLEENVNCSLVSQTMLRVLRGSNYPQYVASSGNSPLDAPQDWLPIRSNFHPGGIQGCSIPVSFHLEMKWTKYGSLVNPQAQLVSIQEIIQTGNSSLALLSGGTNIVPVSISVSFVAVSAGASPVYRAKPTVDATLPSNFFYPLV from the exons ATGGCCCAGT tgGTGTTTGCTCTGATAACGTCTACCGAAAATGCGCCGCGCCTTAGGCCGAACAATGCCACTCATCGCGACCATCCATCACCTCTGGTCTCCAGACCGCTGCCCGTCTCCAGTCGCCTGCCCACACCAGCCGCTGGCGTTGGTAGCATGTGTCCTTGTGACGAGCACAACGATGCGTGTGACAGTAACTGCTGCTGCGACGCTGACTGTGGCGACCAAGTGGCCCTGTTCACAGGCTGCTCCGTCACCTCTGTTGGCGGCAGCAAGCGTCTATGCAGCCGGGATGTTGCGCGTTACTCTTTAGGCAACACAAGAGATGGTTATTCCAAACTCCAGTCATCCGTTCGGAGGGAGACGAGCAGCGATCTGTTTTGCATCCACTCACAGAATGTTGTCGGTGGtttctctcatcctcctccagaacTTCCTACCGACAGCAGCTTTGACTCCCTTTTTCAACAATTTACCAGCTTCCTTTTCAGATCAAGAGAACGTGGAGTTCGGATGTCCTCCGCAGAAGGCTCGGCCTTCTCTGGATATCAGTATGGGGATATAATGGTGACCataggagagaggggagagagggggcgGCTCTGGCTGCCGAGCCCTGGTGTGAGCGCTCACTGTGTGGACACCAATCCTGCAGCTTTCCTAGTGGAACAGAGGAGTCGGTGTTCCAGACATTTGGACCTGAGGAAAGACTGCAGCACTCTGCCAACCCTCAACATGGCATCCTTCACCAGTATTCAAATGTTAGCTGGACGGATTGACAATGCCTCAGTGGTTCCCATGGAGGTAACTTCAGTCATCCTCCAGTCTGTGGAAGGGACTCAGTCTGAGCTACAGGTGACTGCTGGAGAAAATCTCCGCCCCAGACTCCTGAATCAAACTCTCTGCAGTAATGTGGTGCTAAAGGCGGTCTATGTGGTTAAATATACCCCAGCTGGGAAAATTGTGAATGTGATGCTGTCTCTGGTGATCGGGTTTATCCACGAAGCAGCGCTACCATTACTGCAGGAGTTTCAAATAGCATTTGTTCAGGATGAGGCGACTGTCCACGACAGTGGGAATCCCGGATATGCGGTGGGACTTCCTCTTGTGTCTGGAACCATGACAGCAGATGGGATTACTAGAAGCATCAATCCCAGAGACACCATGTCTGTACTGTATAGTGCTGCAGACCAGGACTGTCTCAGGAACCCACATCAGCGTTCACCCATCCTGTTCGGTGTTGACTTTGTGTCTGGCTGCACATTAAGATTGGAGGAAAATGTCAACTGTTCTCTTGTCTCGCAAACTATGTTAAGAGTTCTGAGAGGATCAAATTATCCCCAGTATGTAGCTTCCTCTGGAAACTCCCCATTAGATGCTCCCCAAGACTGGCTGCCAATCAGGAGCAACTTCCATCCTGGGGGAATACAGGGTTGCAGCATCCCCGTGTCATTTCATCTGGAAATGAAGTGGACCAAATATGGGTCTCTGGTGAACCCCCAGGCTCAGCTTGTGAGCATCCAGGAAATAATACAAACCGGGAACAGCAGTTTGGCCTTGTTATCCGGAGGCACCAACATCGTGCCAGTCAGCATCTCAGTGTCTTTTGTAGCTGTCAGTGCTGGTGCTTCACCTGTTTACAGAGCAAAGCCCACTGTCGATGCAACACTACCTTCTAACTTCTTTTACCCTTTAGTCTAA
- the LOC130524093 gene encoding activin receptor type-1B-like encodes MANLRISLAAVVVQAVLYRSCDALWCNCTTAQCEKTGSRCETDGACMASTSFIGGEVQHIRICITHDKLVPPGQPFYCRSAEGLLTIHCCYTDYCNSIDLQVPSVTPQSGLGGGYGPGGTWGLVELIAVIAGPLFLLCLLLLVGVFLYQYHRRAYSHRQRLDVEDPSCDHLYPAKDRTLQDLIFDLSTSGSGSGLPLFVQRTVARTIVLQEIIGKGRFGEVWRGRWRGGDVAVKIFSSREERSWFREAEIYQTTMLRHENILGFIAADNKDNGTWTQLWLVSDYHEHGSLFDYLNRYSVTAEGMIRLALSAASGLAHLHMEILGTQGKPGIAHRDLKSKNILVKKNCTCAIADLGLAVRHDSATDTIDIAPSQRVGTKRYMAPEVLDETINMRHFDSFKCADIYALGLVYWEIARRCNIGGIHEEYQLPYYDLVPSDPSIEEMRRLVCEQRVRPNIPNWWQSYEALRVMGKIMRECWYANGAARLTALRIKKTLSQLSIQEDIKV; translated from the exons ATGGCTAACTTACGGATTTCGTTGGCCGCCGTGGTGGTCCAGGCTGTGCTGTACCGGAGCTGCGACG CTTTGTGGTGTAACTGCACCACTGCCCAGTGCGAGAAGACCGGCTCCAGGTGCGAGACCGATGGAGCCTGCATGGCCTCCACTTCCTTCATCGGCGGCGAGGTGCAGCACATCCGTATCTGCATCACGCACGACAAACTGGTGCCCCCCGGACAACCGTTCTACTGTCGCAGTGCAGAGGGCCTGCTCACCATCCACTGTTGCTACACAGACTACTGCAACAGCATTGACCTCCAGGTCCCCTCAG TTACGCCTCAGTCAGGACTCGGGGGAGGCTACGGCCCCGGCGGAACATGGGGGCTGGTGGAATTGATCGCTGTGATCGCCGGGCCGCTGTTCCTGCTGTGCCTGCTGCTGCTAGTGGGTGTGTTCCTGTACCAGTACCACAGGAGGGCCTACAGCCACAGGCAGAGGCTGGATGTGGAGGACCCTTCCTGTGACCACCTCTACCCAGCCAAAGACAGAACCCTGCAGGACCTCATATTCGACCTGTCCACTTCTGGCTCAGGTTCCG GTTTGCCTCTGTTTGTCCAGCGGACCGTGGCCAGAACCATCGTGCTGCAGGAAATCATCGGGAAAGGTCGCTTTGGAGAGGTGTGGCGCGGACGCTGGAGAGGCGGCGATGTGGCGGTGAAGATCTTTTCATCCAGAGAGGAGCGATCCTGGTTCCGAGAGGCTGAGATCTACCAGACAACCATGCTCCGCCATGAAAACATACTGGGGTTTATAGCCGCCGACAACAAAG ACAACGGCACATGGACGCAGCTGTGGCTGGTGTCCGACTACCATGAGCACGGGTCTCTCTTCGACTATTTGAACCGTTACTCCGTCACGGCTGAAGGGATGATCAGACTAGCGCTGTCGGCCGCCAGCGGGCTCGCACACCTGCACATGGAGATCCTGGGAACACAAG GAAAACCGGGCATCGCTCACAGGGATCTGAAGTCCAAGAACATCCTGGTGAAGAAGAACTGCACCTGCGCCATCGCTGACCTGGGCTTGGCTGTCCGCCACGACTCCGCCACAGACACCATCGACATCGCGCCCAGCCAGAGGGTCGGAACCAAGAG GTACATGGCCCCAGAGGTTCTGGACGAGACCATCAACATGAGACACTTTGACTCCTTCAAGTGTGCTGATATTTATGCTTTGGGGCTGGTCTACTGGGAGATAGCTCGCCGTTGTAACATCGGAG GCATCCACGAGGAGTACCAGCTGCCCTATTACGACCTGGTACCTTCTGACCCTTCCATAGAGGAGATGAGGCGGCTGGTGTGTGAACAAAGGGTCCGACCCAACATCCCAAACTGGTGGCAGAGCTACGAG GCTTTGCGGGTGATGGGCAAAATCATGCGGGAGTGTTGGTACGCGAATGGAGCCGCCCGCCTGACAGCACTACGCATCAAAAAGACCCTGTCGCAGCTCAGCATTCAGGAGGACATTAAAGTCTGA
- the rhebl1 gene encoding ras homolog, mTORC1 binding like 1: MPQPKHRKIAVIGYRSVGKSSLTIQFVEGQFVDSYDPTIENTFNKLVTVNSQDFNLQLVDTAGQDEYSIFHQSHSMDIHGYVLVYSVTSMKSFEVVQSLHEKLLDMVGKIQVPTVLVGNKKDLHMERVIKQEEGKKLADSWGAAFMESSAKENETAVEVFKRIILEIEKADGNAPAVEKKCAVM; encoded by the exons ATGCCGCAGCCAAAACACCGAAAGATTGCTGTTATAGGTTACAGGTCCGTGG GAAAGTCTTCTCTTACCATACAGTTTGTGGAGGGACAGTTTGTTGACTCCTATGACCCCACCATTGAAAATA CATTTAACAAATTGGTCACTGTGAACAGTCAAGACTTCAATCTTCAGCTGGTTGATACAGCTGGACAA GATGAATACTCAATTTTTCATCAATCCCATTCGATGGACATTCATGGGTATGTCCTTGTATATTCGGTGACTTCCATGAAAAG TTTTGAAGTTGTGCAGTCTCTCCATGAGAAGCTGCTGGACATGGTTGGGAAAATTCA GGTCCCGACTGTTCTTGTTGGAAACAAAAAGGATCTCCACATGGAAAG GGTTATTAAgcaagaggaaggaaagaagctGGCTGACTCCTGGGGGGCTGCGTTCATGGAGTCTTCAGCCAAGGAGAACGAG ACCGCTGTGGAGGTTTTCAAGCGGATCATTCTGGAGATCGAGAAGGCCGATGGAAACGCACCCGCGGTGGAGAAAAAGTGTGCCGTGATGTAA
- the ankrd33ab gene encoding LOW QUALITY PROTEIN: photoreceptor ankyrin repeat protein (The sequence of the model RefSeq protein was modified relative to this genomic sequence to represent the inferred CDS: inserted 1 base in 1 codon): protein MAATAEDPTLGSGPDEDYDSPSGDGSDSDSILSDDSVLPDYIPEVSNRRTASTLYRACACNDGDALRRILERGVMRDEVMEADVNGQNGLMAACSKGFMSIVHGLHGCPFIDINQQDNEGNTALMIAAQAGHISTVMYLLNYFSGIDTEIKDCRGFTALIKAAMTGRTDVVAVLVMAGADLRAVDTTKGKHAQDWALKTGRYETLQRLRRLETSPKAEQFCESYVPEWPELKERVARAIERKSATEKTTQCVKNTFGFRFPHDPEDNGCMDHMVRITTGVHSYLVSTGCRPLCPTSPPEVGKPRLTVPELVKKYPDTELEKSSVCQWNLSASHTDPSAQAAERGPAACAETADRRSLLSKACTKIAATFIPRSLARRNSVFPSGCIPTISVRGPSEAAPKKEKKRKTMDKRFLEPPKWKYKEXKDLKKQEKKAEKLNKVKEKKKETKK from the exons ATGGCCGCCACAGCAGAAGACCCTACTTTAGGCTCCGGCCCCGATGAGGATTACGACTCTCCATCAGGGGACGGTTCTGATTCAGACAGCATCCTCTCCGACGATTCAGTGCTCCCAGATTACATCCCAGAGGTATCAAACAGGCGCACGGCGTCGACCCTGTACCGAGCCTGCGCCTGCAATGACGGCGACGCCCTGCGAAGAATTCTGGAGAGAGGGGTGATGAGAGACGAGGTGATGGAGGCGGACGTCAACGGCCAG AATGGCTTGATGGCGGCGTGCAGCAAAGGCTTTATGAGCATCGTACACGGGCTTCACGGCTGCCCCTTCATAGACATCAATCAGCAGGACAATGAAGGCAACACGGCTCTGATGATTGCAGCCCAAGCAG gtcaCATCAGCACAGTCATGTATCTCCTAAACTACTTCTCCGGGATTGACACTGAAATAAAGGACTGCCGGGGGTTCACGGCCCTCATCAAAGCTGCCATGACCGGTCGCACCGACGTTGTGGCTGTTCTGGTTATGGCTG GGGCCGACTTACGTGCGGTGGACACTACAAAAGGAAAACATGCCCAGGACTGGGCACTGAAGACGGGCCGCTACGAGACGCTGCAGCGGCTGCGTCGCCTGGAGACGAGTCCAAAAGCCGAGCAGTTCTGTGAGAGTTATGTCCCCGAGTGGCccgagctgaaggagagggtggccaGAGCCATCGAGAGGAAGAGCGCCACCGAGAAAACCACCCAGTgtgtgaaaaacacatttggatTTAGATTTCCTCATGACCCTGAAGACAATGGCTGCATGGATCACATGGTGCGCATTACAACCGGCGTCCATAGCTACCTCGTTTCGACTGGTTGCCGCCCACTCTGCCCTACAAGCCCCCCGGAGGTGGGGAAACCACGTCTGACTGTGCCAGAACTAGTGAAGAAATATCCAGATACGGAGTTGGAAAAGAGCTCAGTGTGTCAGTGGAACCTGTCTGCGTCGCACACCGACCCCTCGGCACAGGCTGCAGAGCGCGGTCCTGCAGCCTGTGCcgagacagcagacaggaggagccTCCTCTCCAAGGCCTGCACCAAGATCGCCGCTACCTTCATCCCTCGCAGCCTGGCCAGGAGGAACAGCGTGTTCCCCTCCGGATGCATCCCCACGATCAGCGTGCGCGGGCCTTCAGAGGCAGCgccaaagaaagagaagaagaggaagacaatGGACAAGCGCTTCCTGGAACCACCCAAGTGGAAGTACAAGG TCAAGGATCtgaagaagcaggagaagaaggccGAGAAATTAAACAAGgtcaaagagaagaagaaggaaacaaAGAAGTGA
- the prkag1 gene encoding 5'-AMP-activated protein kinase subunit gamma-1, giving the protein MECIPATIEDLEGKKDFVHEDPEHNVYTRFMKSHRCYDLVPTSSKLVVFDTSLQVKKAFFALVSNGVRAAPLWDSKKQCFVGMLTITDFINILHRYYKSPLVQIYELEEHKIETWREVYLQDSFKPLVCISPSASLYDAVSSLLKNKIHRLPVIDPLTGNTLYILTHKRILKFLKLFISEMPKPSFLSQSIGELNIGTFQNIAVVRADTPLYTALGIFVEQRVSALPVVDDRGRVVDIYSKFDVINLAAEKTYNNLDVTVTKALQHRSQYFEGVLTCNRHETLETIINRLVDAEVHRLVVVDEQEVVKGIVSLSDILQALVLTDGDAGAV; this is encoded by the exons ATGGAGTGT ATTCCAGCAACTATTGAAGATCTTGAGGGCAAAAAGGATTTTGTTCATGAGG ACCCGGAGCACAATGTGTACACCAGGTTTATGAAGTCGCACCGCTGTTATGACCTCGTGCCCACGAGCTCCAAATTGGTTGTGTTTGATACGTCTCTTCAG GTCAAGAAAGCATTTTTTGCTCTTGTTTCTAATGGCGTACGAGCTGCACCTCTGTGGGACAGTAAGAAGCAGTGCTTTGTTG GGATGCTAACCATAACAGATTTCATCAACATCCTTCATCGTTACTACAAATCTCCATTG GTTCAAATATATGAGTTGGAAGAGCACAAAATTGAAACCTGGAGAG AGGTTTACCTTCAAGACTCATTCAAGCCCTTGGTTTGCATATCTCCTAGTGCTAg TTTGTATGATGCAGTTTCATCCCTGCTGAAGAACAAGATCCACAGGCTGCCTGTGATCGACCCCCTGACAGGGAACACCCTCTACATTCTCACACACAAGAGAATTCTCAAGTTTCTGAAGCTTTTT ATATCAGAGATGCCTAAACCGTCATTTTTGAGCCAAAGCATTGGGGAACTGAACATAGGAACATTCCAGAACATAGCGGTGGTGCGTGCAGACACGCCGCTGTACACGGCGCTGGGGATTTttgtggagcagcgtgtgtcCGCACTGCCTGTTGTGGATGACAGAG GCCGAGTGGTGGACATCTACTCAAAGTTTGACGTGATT AACCTGGCGGCCGAGAAGACGTACAACAACCTGGATGTGACAGTGACCAAAGCCTTACAGCATCGCTCTCAGTACTTTGAAGGGGTGTTGACCTGCAACAGACACGAGACCCTGGAGACCATCATCAACAGACTTGTGGACGCCGAG gtgcacaggctggtggtggtggacgaGCAGGAGGTGGTGAAGGGAATCGTCTCGCTTTCAGATATCCTCCAGGCACTCGTGCTGACTGACGGCGACGCCG GTGCCGTGTGA